One region of Olleya sp. Hel_I_94 genomic DNA includes:
- a CDS encoding LamG-like jellyroll fold domain-containing protein gives MKKTTLFFSALMCAMLFLSFTAQAQESDFDSDGIVDRLDVDDDNDGIRDTVECPAISGAANAQGDKISWELNNIQVYTIGANANGLGYQESGFQKEVYDRGQPLTVLNGASDYSFTQTTAGTATTTLGTFANGTLDFEHNYLYRLYEINEFRTTTLGSATSGSGPSNGLYVKPEVGSQTGDYYTVNINFTEAVASFSFDFVDIYDTNTDTAVMNYEVYADGNLIAYFSNAYFGDDATGNINLYDANGTFRGSVLAGQNIENTIGFVTHEPVSHVAIKHIAVSGGLAAGTHDPHGLDSLAYSFLCQPQFDIDVDNDGIPDNVEAQSTSGYIAPSGVVNTSGANNGMYNNYGSGFTPVNTDGTDLPDYLDTDTDNDGILDINENGQASSLSNIDTDKDGLDNNFDFVTVGYDSNDEVTTGDIPNLVSSFGDFDNDAATGGDLDYRDSNTAIIGSNTIDFDGVDDYLDAPNFISNWTEATMMAWVKIEGNNTALPNLFSIVGQENMRLYISNGRVPGFLVYTQDQVTASDNYPDTSFTALPDPSLNLKIESDLWYHIAGVFDASTNSVKLYVNGELVGTETDPLLNSELLTKNFNGTSHIYSSRPFTVGRYPTNTSPAGFGHLDGNIDEVRVFKKALTTDQLQSMVYQEIENNSGTIQGAIIEKDIIDFTTSAPIQWAALEAYYPMTNIVNGLAYDESNASRHLKLNNITTVQEQTAPMPYQSSSNGAWTNESTWLHGDVWDIENLPNKDWSIVNIKNRVTTNASHTHLGLIIDNNKTLVVNGDNEIKNTWYLELNGVLNLKNESQLVQTRLSELKVTSSGKIIRRQQGTNNVYRYNYWSSPVGAQSTVANNTDFSLNMLSDANGAIQFTTGYTPPVTTPATLSTYWLYTYKNGFNYYQWAPLDENSGIEAGVGYSQKGTGVGTTDFEYFFEGKPNNGDILISVNDAGGPGSVGGISKTQYLLGNPYPSAIDANAFIDDNEGLINGAVYLWEQWAGNSHVLNQYEGGYAILNKLTGVKAYQFVGLDGADTGVQSGTKTPKRYIPVAQGFMAEIVGSGNVEFNNDQRVFKTEVSGESQFLRSSSNTTQNNDASEMQIMRLEFETSNHLIRELVLGFGNNTGDDVFDYGYDAKANDFFANDLLSTLNNEKYAIQAYSTIQSDKEVALVLNSDATVTYSIRMTEAENIDDDQVIYLYDTLEGVYHDLRTGDYNFSATAGEDATRFKIVFNSGESLSNEDFEAANDISIFVNNNLSQLHIKGLSQDVKSLNLINMLGQNVMKMTNVNANQVSSGVKLSNLSTGVYIVDVTLKDGRTLSKKVTIN, from the coding sequence ATGAAGAAAACTACTTTGTTTTTCAGTGCGCTTATGTGTGCGATGTTATTTTTGTCTTTTACAGCCCAAGCGCAAGAATCAGATTTTGATAGTGACGGTATTGTTGATCGATTAGATGTCGATGACGATAACGATGGGATTAGAGATACTGTAGAGTGTCCTGCTATTTCTGGAGCTGCTAATGCACAAGGTGATAAAATTTCTTGGGAATTAAATAATATTCAAGTCTACACAATTGGAGCCAATGCAAATGGTTTAGGTTACCAAGAGTCTGGTTTTCAAAAAGAAGTGTATGATAGAGGTCAGCCTTTAACAGTTTTAAATGGCGCTTCGGATTATTCTTTTACGCAAACTACAGCAGGTACAGCTACAACTACTTTAGGGACATTTGCAAATGGTACGTTAGATTTTGAACATAATTATCTTTATAGGTTATATGAAATAAATGAATTCAGAACGACAACACTTGGGAGTGCTACCTCAGGTAGTGGGCCTTCTAATGGATTATACGTAAAACCAGAAGTAGGCTCTCAAACTGGAGATTACTATACAGTAAATATTAATTTCACAGAAGCTGTAGCATCTTTTAGTTTTGATTTTGTTGATATATACGATACTAATACAGATACTGCAGTAATGAATTATGAAGTTTATGCAGATGGAAACTTAATTGCATATTTTAGCAATGCTTACTTTGGAGATGATGCTACAGGAAATATTAATCTATATGATGCTAACGGTACTTTTAGAGGATCTGTTTTAGCTGGTCAAAATATAGAAAATACAATAGGATTTGTAACGCATGAGCCTGTTAGTCATGTTGCAATAAAGCATATTGCAGTTTCCGGTGGTTTAGCAGCAGGAACACATGATCCTCATGGATTAGATAGTTTGGCTTATAGTTTTTTATGTCAACCACAATTTGATATTGATGTTGATAATGATGGTATTCCTGACAATGTTGAAGCACAGTCAACTTCAGGATATATAGCTCCAAGTGGAGTTGTAAATACTAGTGGTGCTAATAATGGTATGTATAATAATTATGGTTCTGGATTTACACCTGTAAATACAGATGGGACAGATTTACCAGATTATTTAGATACAGATACTGATAATGACGGAATTTTAGATATTAACGAAAACGGTCAGGCTAGCTCATTATCTAACATTGATACTGATAAAGATGGTTTAGATAATAATTTTGATTTTGTAACTGTAGGTTACGACTCTAATGACGAAGTGACTACAGGAGATATTCCAAATCTTGTGTCTTCTTTTGGAGATTTTGATAATGATGCAGCAACAGGAGGTGATTTAGATTATAGAGATAGCAATACGGCTATTATTGGATCTAATACCATAGATTTTGATGGTGTCGATGATTATTTAGATGCGCCTAATTTTATTAGTAATTGGACAGAAGCTACAATGATGGCTTGGGTTAAAATTGAAGGGAATAATACTGCGTTACCTAACCTATTTAGCATAGTAGGACAAGAAAATATGCGTTTATACATAAGTAATGGTAGAGTGCCAGGATTTCTTGTGTATACTCAGGATCAAGTTACTGCATCAGATAATTATCCAGATACAAGTTTTACAGCATTACCTGACCCTTCACTTAATTTAAAAATTGAAAGTGATTTATGGTATCATATTGCAGGTGTTTTTGATGCATCAACAAATTCTGTTAAACTATACGTCAATGGTGAGTTAGTTGGTACTGAAACAGATCCATTGTTAAATTCAGAATTACTAACTAAAAATTTTAATGGAACCTCTCATATTTATTCAAGTAGACCTTTTACAGTAGGAAGGTATCCAACCAATACTAGTCCAGCAGGTTTTGGACATTTAGATGGTAATATTGATGAGGTTAGAGTCTTTAAAAAAGCGTTAACTACAGATCAACTACAGAGTATGGTTTATCAAGAAATTGAAAATAACTCTGGAACAATACAAGGAGCAATTATTGAAAAAGATATTATTGATTTTACAACGTCAGCACCAATACAATGGGCTGCATTAGAAGCATATTATCCAATGACAAATATTGTTAATGGTTTGGCTTATGACGAATCTAATGCATCACGTCATTTAAAATTAAATAATATCACAACAGTACAAGAGCAAACTGCACCTATGCCTTATCAGTCTTCAAGTAATGGAGCTTGGACAAATGAAAGCACTTGGTTGCATGGTGATGTTTGGGATATTGAAAACTTACCAAATAAAGATTGGTCAATAGTTAATATTAAAAACCGAGTGACTACAAATGCGTCACACACACATTTAGGTTTAATTATAGACAATAATAAAACACTTGTTGTTAATGGTGATAATGAAATTAAAAACACTTGGTATTTAGAGCTAAATGGAGTTTTAAATTTGAAAAATGAATCTCAGTTAGTACAAACTAGATTAAGTGAATTAAAGGTTACAAGTTCGGGTAAGATAATAAGACGTCAGCAAGGAACTAATAATGTTTACAGATATAACTATTGGAGCTCTCCTGTAGGCGCACAAAGTACAGTGGCTAATAATACAGACTTCTCTTTAAATATGTTAAGTGATGCTAATGGAGCAATACAGTTTACTACAGGTTATACACCTCCTGTTACTACTCCCGCAACTTTAAGTACGTATTGGTTATATACTTATAAAAACGGATTTAATTATTATCAATGGGCTCCATTGGATGAAAACTCTGGTATTGAAGCAGGAGTAGGTTATTCACAAAAAGGAACAGGAGTAGGGACTACTGATTTTGAATATTTTTTCGAAGGAAAACCAAATAATGGAGATATTTTAATTAGTGTAAATGATGCAGGTGGACCTGGATCTGTAGGAGGTATCTCTAAAACACAGTATTTATTGGGTAATCCTTATCCATCTGCTATTGATGCAAATGCTTTTATAGATGATAATGAGGGTTTAATTAATGGAGCAGTCTACCTTTGGGAACAATGGGCTGGTAATAGCCACGTTTTAAATCAATATGAAGGCGGTTATGCTATTTTAAATAAATTAACAGGAGTTAAAGCATATCAATTTGTAGGTTTAGATGGTGCAGATACAGGTGTGCAAAGCGGAACTAAAACTCCAAAACGTTACATTCCAGTTGCTCAGGGTTTTATGGCTGAAATTGTAGGAAGTGGAAATGTAGAATTTAACAATGATCAACGTGTGTTTAAAACGGAAGTTTCTGGTGAATCTCAATTTTTAAGATCTAGCTCAAATACAACGCAAAATAATGATGCTTCAGAAATGCAAATTATGAGATTAGAATTTGAAACATCTAATCATTTAATTAGAGAATTAGTTTTAGGATTTGGGAATAATACTGGAGATGATGTTTTTGATTACGGATATGACGCTAAAGCAAATGATTTTTTTGCAAATGATTTATTGTCTACTTTAAATAACGAAAAATATGCTATTCAAGCATATTCTACAATTCAATCTGATAAAGAAGTAGCATTAGTTTTAAATAGTGATGCAACTGTAACTTATTCTATTAGAATGACTGAGGCAGAAAATATTGATGATGATCAAGTAATCTATTTATATGATACTTTAGAAGGTGTATATCATGATTTAAGAACAGGAGATTATAACTTTAGTGCGACAGCTGGAGAAGATGCTACACGTTTTAAAATTGTATTTAATTCAGGTGAATCTTTATCAAACGAAGACTTTGAAGCTGCTAACGATATTTCAATTTTTGTTAATAATAATCTAAGCCAACTACATATTAAAGGTTTGAGTCAGGATGTAAAAAGCTTAAATTTAATTAATATGCTAGGTCAAAACGTAATGAAAATGACTAACGTAAATGCAAACCAAGTAAGCTCAGGAGTTAAACTTAGTAACTTAAGTACTGGAGTTTACATTGTAGATGTTACTTTAAAAGATGGAAGAACATTATCTAAAAAAGTTACGATTAACTAA
- a CDS encoding exosortase F system-associated membrane protein: MKKWYKYGIVAFLFILLALIRWFENELFYDPYLLFFHNDYLYMDSPRQEVFKLVVNTSFRYFLNTIISLLILYAFFKEKSLITFSGIIYLVSFIVLIMCYLYFVLDPKQENYYIFFNLRRFLIQPVILLLLFPAFYYNKLRR; the protein is encoded by the coding sequence ATGAAAAAATGGTATAAATATGGTATAGTAGCTTTTTTATTTATCCTTTTGGCATTAATAAGGTGGTTTGAAAACGAGTTGTTTTATGATCCCTATTTATTGTTTTTTCATAACGATTATTTATATATGGATTCTCCAAGACAAGAAGTGTTTAAGTTAGTGGTTAATACCTCGTTTAGATATTTTTTAAATACAATAATTTCGTTACTTATATTATATGCTTTTTTTAAAGAAAAAAGTTTGATAACATTTTCAGGTATAATTTATTTAGTGTCGTTTATAGTCTTGATAATGTGTTATTTGTATTTTGTTTTAGATCCAAAACAAGAAAACTATTATATCTTTTTTAACCTTCGTCGTTTTTTAATACAACCAGTTATTCTTTTATTGCTATTTCCTGCTTTTTATTACAATAAACTACGTCGATAG
- the xrtF gene encoding exosortase family protein XrtF, giving the protein MKDLIVKYRLVIKFILTFLLVYGFLSLAYNFYLDASKGSLYYPDYITNLVANQSKNLLENFGYSTQVIPHPNEPSMKLILEGKYLARVIEGCNGMSIIILFVSFIVAFSGKIKTTVLYLLSGSVLLYVVNLLRIVILSIGLYHYPWRKEELHTVIFPAIIYGMVFLLWMFWVNRFSNINK; this is encoded by the coding sequence TTGAAAGATTTAATTGTAAAATATCGACTAGTAATCAAGTTTATACTTACTTTTTTGTTGGTATACGGATTTTTGTCTCTGGCGTATAACTTTTATTTAGACGCCTCAAAAGGTAGTCTGTATTATCCCGATTACATTACTAATTTGGTCGCTAATCAATCTAAAAACTTACTAGAAAATTTTGGATATTCGACACAAGTTATTCCGCATCCAAATGAACCATCGATGAAATTAATACTAGAAGGTAAGTATTTGGCTAGGGTTATAGAGGGTTGCAATGGTATGAGTATAATTATTCTATTTGTTTCTTTTATTGTTGCTTTTTCAGGAAAAATTAAAACAACAGTTTTATATTTATTATCAGGTAGTGTCTTATTGTATGTAGTTAATCTTTTACGCATCGTTATATTGTCTATTGGATTATACCATTATCCCTGGCGTAAGGAAGAGTTGCATACAGTTATTTTTCCTGCTATAATTTATGGAATGGTTTTTTTACTTTGGATGTTTTGGGTTAATCGGTTTTCCAATATCAATAAGTAG